The genomic window TTTAGCTTGTAGGGGTTTGAGGCGATCGCTCTTAGATCGCAATTCAATCAGAAAATCGAAATTGGCGGAAAACCCGATTTTTCCTCTTCACTCAAGGCTTCCCAGCGCGATAATTCTACCCAAGAGGCATCGGGGGCGCGAGATCCACCTCCGGGTAAACTAAAGATAGTCTGAGAACTAAACACGATACCTAGTTGGCTTTGTTGATTCCAAATTCCCACGCTGGCAATTAAATTGGCTTGTTGGCTGCCATTTTCGCCACCTAGAGGTGGGATAATTATCAATTCTCCCCTGGGCGAAAGTTCGAGGAGAAGATCGGGATTTGCTAAACATAACTGGTAGAATTGCGATCGCGTTAATTTCGTAATCGGATCTAAATTTAAGATTGTCGTCATCAGTGACATCCTCTGGTTAATGGACTTGTGTGGGCAGTTGGCAACTTTTGCTCGTATCCTAAAATCAGGGGAAATTTATACAAGAATTAGGAGTTAACTATGCCCGGTTTTGGAGATATTGTTCAAAAAGCTTTTTACTTGGGAGTCGGTATTGCTGACTATGCGACGGAAAAAGCAGGTAAAACCTTAAATGAGTTGCGCAAAGAAGCCCAAAAACTCGCTGATGAGATGGTGAAGCGAGGTGAAATGAATGCCGAAGAAGCGCGTAAGTTTGTTGACGATTTAGTCAGACAAGCCCAAACCAAAGAAACTGTCAAACAATCTCAGGATAACACTTCCAGAGAACCACGGCGGATCGAAATTCTTTCTGACGATGATGAGGAAAACTCAGCTAACCCAGATGATAAAAATGTCAACGATTTACGCGATCGCGTACAATCTTTACAAGACGAACTGCGTCGCTTGAAACGAGACAGTTAAAATCAAGGTGAGAGACGCGCTTTTTAACAAGAAATAAGCTTACTTTTGCCCATTTTGGGCATTGTTGTCTAATTAGATAGTCAAAATGGAAGATTGGTCAAAAGGTTTTGTAGAAATATTGGAAACCGCAGCCAAGGAATTCGAGCAATTTTTTGAGGAAGTTAATGAAATAGTTGAAGAAGTAAATCAGACAATTTTTAATGAAATAGATCGGTTATTAGATGATTTCTTTGAACCAATTTTCGAGGTTTATATTGAAATTGACGATCTGGTTAACGATACTGAGTTTACCCTAACTCATAAAGTAGAAGCAACTTCCGAACATCATCCTGCTTGTATCGGCTGTCGTCATTATCACGGTCAAGTTTATAACGGAGAATTGTTAGTTTGTGGGATGCACCCTTATGGTTGGGACGACAAAAATTGTCCTGATTGGGAAGCAGGAAACCGTCCTTGGTATGATTTAAATGATAATCTGTAGAATGTGAAAAGTTAACTAAAAATGAGTCAAGCTGCTGTTAATCAAAAATCAGAAATGAAATATGGGGAACGCGCGATCGCGGAGGGAGAGTTAATTACTTTTCCTAATCCTCGTCCGGGACGCAAGTACGAGATTAATATTACACTGCCAGAGTTTACTTGTAAATGTCCTTTTTCGGGCTATCCAGATTTTGCCACAATTTACTTAACTTATAGCCCAGATCAAACGGTAGTTGAGTTAAAAGCACTGAAATTGTACATCAATAGTTACCGCGATCGCTACATTTCTCACGAAGAAGCTGTCAATCAAATTTTGGATGATTTTGTTGCTGCTTGCAATCCTCTAGAAGTCAAAGTTAAAGGTGATTTTACACCACGAGGTAACGTTCATACTGTAATTGAAGTGCAACATTCCCAAACACAAGTTAGTAGTTAGGAAAAAATATCTTACCCAGTAGCAACTAAAATTTACCAAAATATTTCTTAGGAAAGTATCGCGATCGCTTATGCTAGTAATTAAGCTGAGAGCGGCAGATATTTTCCTTTGCTTCATTTAAATTTAGCAATATTTAGTTGCGATCGCGCCTACACTTAAGATACTAAACAATTTTCCGTAACTGTAGTAATTTGTTGAAGCTTTTGTGCTTCTAACTCATCTAAAATTGCGACAATTTCCCGTTCAAAACTGACTTGGGCGCGATTAGTTTTGCCCCCTAGATATAAACTATCTTCTGTAGCTAAAGCCCAAATTTGCGAGTGAGAAACGTAACTCATAATTACGGCTACCATCAGTAAACCAAAGCCAGTATAAACGATCGGAACGCCTGGGTCAGCTTTAATTTGTAAACCCGTACTACCAATTAATTCTAAGACTTTCAAAGTAATCCCATTTACTTGTATTGCTTGACCAGGACGAACTGCACCAACTAGCTGACCTTGAACATTATAAACTAACATCATGCCTTGGAGGTCTTTTGCTAGTAAAGAAACGCCTTCACTTAAATCGGGTTTTGTCGGAATCCAAGTACCCCAAATACGTCCGTTACCAATGGTTGGTAATTTTGCCATTGGTAGCTGAAAAATAGGACTATTATTCATTTGAACTCGTAAACCAGAAATTCCCCAATCCGTCTGATAAAAAGTTACGCCTCGATAGCGCAAAGGATGATTGACAGAAATAGTTTTTTGGGTAATTTCGTTCCCCTGGCGATCGACAACTGATAAATCAGAATAAAATTGATCGATACTACCTTCAGGAGTGTATTCTATCCAAAAACGATTAACTCTGACTGCCCAATCTTTGGGGACTTGCGGGGCGGAAAAAAGACCTGCGTCGAAGATATTTTTAATTTGAAAAGTGTTACCGCTAGGAACCATTTCTTGGGCTAAAAAGCCGGTGACTGCGCCCAAGATTGCGCCAGCGAGAATAATTAACATGGCGGCATGGACGACAATCGGACCGATGCGTCCGATAATACCTTTACGAGCATAAAGTGTTGATTCTTGGGTAAAAACTCGATAGCCGCGCTGTTGTAATAAATCAGTTAAAGAATTAAGCGAAACTTGGGTTATCGTGGCACTAAGGGCTAGTTTTTCATACTGACGGGGTCGGTCGTAAAATTGCCAGCGACGGGCGACTTTGAGGCTGGGAAATTGACGAGTAAAAGTACAAGCCGTCAAGCTAGTTCCGAATAATACTAGAAGGGAGAGAAACCACCAAGTGCTGTAGACGTGGTTCAAGCCGAGAGTTAAAATGAGTTGCCAGGTGAGGAAACCGAATAAAGCCGGGTCTTCAGGGTAATTGGCTTGATAAAAACCGAGAGATTGTCCTTGTTCGATTACAGTACCACTAATACTGAAAAGCGCGATCGCTAACAACAAGAAAATTGCCAAGCGCAAATCGGCGACAATCTTAACTAATCTTCTTAAAGATGTGCGTAAGCTAGAGAAATATTTTTTTTCGTCAACAGAATTATTATCAGTCATGGATGCAGTTATAAAATTCCCGCAGGAAGTCGAGACAACAAGGTGAAAACACCAAATCCTAACAATAGCGCACCACTTACAGGATTAATCCAACCTGACCATCGGCGCAACTCGAGTAATTTTTTAATTGAAGCAGTGAAAGTTCCCGCTAAAATTAATGGAGACACATATCCGGCGGCGTAAGCAAGCAGTAAGATACCACCAATTAGTAAATCTTCGGTATTGGCTACCCAAGCGAGAATTGTCGCTAAAACTGGGGTACTACAGGGAGAGGCTACTAAACCAAAACTTAAACCGAGAAGATAAGAACGTACTCCCGCAGGTAAATTAGGAGAAATCCATTCAGTATCGCCAAAACTAGGAAAGCGCAAAGGAAGGATTTCCAGCAAGTTTAAGCCCATGATAATGGCGATTAAAGAGACAAGAATCGGCAAACTAAAGCCGATTTGTCCGTAAACTCGTCCCACTGAAGCCGCGAGAATACCCAATCCAGCTAAAGTAGTTGCTAAACCAAGGGCAAACCAAGTAGACTGAGCGGCAGCTTTGAGGCGACTTTCGGTTTCGTAACCGCCAATGTAGCCAATGGTAATCGGCAACATGGAAAGCATACAGGGTGTCAAGCTGGTAAGTAAACCTGCGGTAAAAATCACGGCTATACTCAGCCAACTTAAGTGGGTTAGTTGCTGAGATACCAAGCTATCAGCAAATTGTTCGAGTTCGTATAGTTTTGTTTGCAAGGCGTCCAGCATACAGAGGAAAGGTTTTAATCTGCTCAAATTGTAACTTAGCGAGGCTGGTGGATTAGGGATTGGGAATTGAGTTATTAAACGAAAAATAATCGCATAACGAACCACGAATTTGATTCAATACCTTGAGGATTAGTCGCGGGAGGATTGACTCGGTTAAAATAAGCACAGGTTTGACTCGGCAGCTAAGAAGAGTTGGTTGAAAAACAACTTTGGGTTGTACAAAAAGTTAAATCTAGCTAGAGAGGGCGTTTCAGTGGTGTCGATTGGCGCGGTAGCGCTAGTAAGGTGTAGCCATCGCTCGGCGCTCAACTGGTTCTCGATTAGGCTAAATTATTGTGTGGCGTAGTGTTGAGGAATAAATATTCATGAAAGCCATGATTCTGGCGGCTGGTAAGGGAACTCGCGTACGTCCGATTACTTATACGATTCCCAAACCATTAATTCCGATTTTGCAAAAGCCAGTGATGGAGTTCTTGCTGGAGTTGCTACGTCAGCATGGCTTCGATGAAATAATGGTTAATGTCAGTCACTTGGCTAATGAGATCGAAAGTTATTTTCGTGACGGTCAGCGTTTCGGCGTTCATATCGGCTATTCTTTTGAAGGACGGATTGTTGAAGGTGAGTTAGTTGGGGAAGCGTTGGGGTCTGCTGGTGGATTGCGACGCATTCAGGATTTTCATCCGTTTTTTGATGATACGTTTGTGGTTCTCTGTGGTGATGCGCTGATTGACTTAGATTTGACCGCAGCAGTAAACTGGCACAAGCAGAAAGGCGCGATCGCGACGGTAGTAACTAAACCTGTAGCGAGAGAGTTGGTTCCTAGTTACGGTGTAGTTGTAACTGATGAGAACGATAAAATTAAGACTTTCCAAGAGAAACCTGCGGTTGAGGAAGCTTTAAGTACCAATATCAACACGGGTATTTATATTTTTGAACCAGAGGTAATCGACTATATTCCCCCAAATCAAGAGTTTGATATTGGCGGTGAATTATTTCCTAAGTTGGTAGAAATGGATGCTCCTTTCTACGCTGTCCCAATGGATTTTGAATGGGTCGATATTGGTAAAGTTCCTGACTATTGGCACGCTGTTAGAGGTGTGTTAATGGGGGATATTAAGAATGTTGCTATTCCGGGTAAGGAAGTTTTTCCTGGCGTTTATACTGGGCTGAATGTGGCAGTGAACTGGGATAAGGTTGATATTACTGGACCTGTTTATATCGGCGGGATGACTCGTATTGAAGATAAAGTCAAAATCGTCGGTCCGGCAATGATTGGTCCGAGTTGCTGGCTGTGTAGCGGCGCCACTGTGGATAATAGCGTGATTTTTGAATATTCTCGCTTGGGACCTGGGGTGCGTTTGGTGGATAAGTTGGTTTTCGGTCGTTATTGCGTTGATAAAACGGGTACGACGATTGATGTCCAAGCTGCCGCGTTGGATTGGCTGATTACCGATGCGCGTCAAACTCTGCCTCACCAAGAACCTCTTGAACGTCAGGCGATCGAGGAATTATTGGGTAACGGTGGTTAATTGTTAGTGGTGGAGGCGTTGTCGAAAACGTCTCTACCTTATTTGGTTGACAAAAATACGTTTTTATGTATTGCGATTGAAGGGAGAAGTGAGGGCGATCGCCAACTTAAATTTTATGACTAGGTTATTTTATAAACCTTATTAATTTTAATCCTGGTAAAGAAATACTTCCTTGATTATAATCACTCCGACCCGAAACGATCGCTATTTTCACCCTCACCTTTTATATCAAACTCAGGTTTTCATGGTATTCCTAAGTTTCAAAATTAATAAGTAAGCAATGTCTTAATTTCAGTTCCAAATTCTCCGCCACCAAGGTAGAGGTCGAGTCTCAACTAAATCGGCTTTTTTGCGGATATCTCTTATATTCCAACCTGTTAGCTTGGCGAGAGTTTCTACTTCTTGTTCTTGTCGCTGTCGTAAGACTGTTTTATATTGTTCGGCTGCGTCGCATTCCATCTCACCTTTGTAAGGATGGCGAATTACATAACGACCTTGAAAGTTTTGTTTATTTGCTGTTTCTTGAAAGCGCAAATCTTCGGGAAAAGTATTGCGAGTATAACGGACATGAATGCGACTGAGAAAAACATTTTGTGGTTGTCCGGGAACTAGCCAAAATACTCCAGCTTGCTTTAATTCTTGCCCAGAAAGAGGGTCGGCTGCACAAGGGTCACACCAACTCATATCCCAAGCATATTCAAGAAAAGCTACTCGTTTGTTTTCTTGGTTATATGCAGTTTTAAACATGGCTTTATAGAAATCGGCAAATTCTTTTGACACGAATTCAGGAATCTCGACATTGGAAGGAATTTTGGCGGTGCGATAGTTAGTAACTTCCACTTGACCTTTTGGCGATAAAAGATAAACAATTAAATCTTGTTCGCCTTCAGCATTTGTCATTCCCAGTCGAATTGGTAACATAAAGCGAGGATCTTCATAAGCAATCATTAACGGACGTAAAGATTGAAAACCACTGCTTTCAAATTCTTCTAAATTCACTTTTGCGACAAAAAATTTCATATTTTGGCGAATATATGGTTGCAGTAAATCTTTTGCACCGCGAGGTATTTTATAGCCGTTATTTATCAGCCAAGTTTCCAGTCCCGATGATTCTCTCGCGCTGAGAATAACGATGTCGTATTCTCCCACACTAAAGCTA from Oscillatoria salina IIICB1 includes these protein-coding regions:
- a CDS encoding phasin family protein gives rise to the protein MPGFGDIVQKAFYLGVGIADYATEKAGKTLNELRKEAQKLADEMVKRGEMNAEEARKFVDDLVRQAQTKETVKQSQDNTSREPRRIEILSDDDEENSANPDDKNVNDLRDRVQSLQDELRRLKRDS
- a CDS encoding cytochrome c biogenesis protein; the encoded protein is MTDNNSVDEKKYFSSLRTSLRRLVKIVADLRLAIFLLLAIALFSISGTVIEQGQSLGFYQANYPEDPALFGFLTWQLILTLGLNHVYSTWWFLSLLVLFGTSLTACTFTRQFPSLKVARRWQFYDRPRQYEKLALSATITQVSLNSLTDLLQQRGYRVFTQESTLYARKGIIGRIGPIVVHAAMLIILAGAILGAVTGFLAQEMVPSGNTFQIKNIFDAGLFSAPQVPKDWAVRVNRFWIEYTPEGSIDQFYSDLSVVDRQGNEITQKTISVNHPLRYRGVTFYQTDWGISGLRVQMNNSPIFQLPMAKLPTIGNGRIWGTWIPTKPDLSEGVSLLAKDLQGMMLVYNVQGQLVGAVRPGQAIQVNGITLKVLELIGSTGLQIKADPGVPIVYTGFGLLMVAVIMSYVSHSQIWALATEDSLYLGGKTNRAQVSFEREIVAILDELEAQKLQQITTVTENCLVS
- a CDS encoding sugar phosphate nucleotidyltransferase, yielding MKAMILAAGKGTRVRPITYTIPKPLIPILQKPVMEFLLELLRQHGFDEIMVNVSHLANEIESYFRDGQRFGVHIGYSFEGRIVEGELVGEALGSAGGLRRIQDFHPFFDDTFVVLCGDALIDLDLTAAVNWHKQKGAIATVVTKPVARELVPSYGVVVTDENDKIKTFQEKPAVEEALSTNINTGIYIFEPEVIDYIPPNQEFDIGGELFPKLVEMDAPFYAVPMDFEWVDIGKVPDYWHAVRGVLMGDIKNVAIPGKEVFPGVYTGLNVAVNWDKVDITGPVYIGGMTRIEDKVKIVGPAMIGPSCWLCSGATVDNSVIFEYSRLGPGVRLVDKLVFGRYCVDKTGTTIDVQAAALDWLITDARQTLPHQEPLERQAIEELLGNGG
- a CDS encoding cytochrome c biogenesis protein CcdA gives rise to the protein MLDALQTKLYELEQFADSLVSQQLTHLSWLSIAVIFTAGLLTSLTPCMLSMLPITIGYIGGYETESRLKAAAQSTWFALGLATTLAGLGILAASVGRVYGQIGFSLPILVSLIAIIMGLNLLEILPLRFPSFGDTEWISPNLPAGVRSYLLGLSFGLVASPCSTPVLATILAWVANTEDLLIGGILLLAYAAGYVSPLILAGTFTASIKKLLELRRWSGWINPVSGALLLGFGVFTLLSRLPAGIL
- the queF gene encoding preQ(1) synthase, with translation MSQAAVNQKSEMKYGERAIAEGELITFPNPRPGRKYEINITLPEFTCKCPFSGYPDFATIYLTYSPDQTVVELKALKLYINSYRDRYISHEEAVNQILDDFVAACNPLEVKVKGDFTPRGNVHTVIEVQHSQTQVSS
- a CDS encoding DUF2330 domain-containing protein, which produces SFSVGEYDIVILSARESSGLETWLINNGYKIPRGAKDLLQPYIRQNMKFFVAKVNLEEFESSGFQSLRPLMIAYEDPRFMLPIRLGMTNAEGEQDLIVYLLSPKGQVEVTNYRTAKIPSNVEIPEFVSKEFADFYKAMFKTAYNQENKRVAFLEYAWDMSWCDPCAADPLSGQELKQAGVFWLVPGQPQNVFLSRIHVRYTRNTFPEDLRFQETANKQNFQGRYVIRHPYKGEMECDAAEQYKTVLRQRQEQEVETLAKLTGWNIRDIRKKADLVETRPLPWWRRIWN